The proteins below come from a single Microcoleus sp. FACHB-68 genomic window:
- a CDS encoding DNA double-strand break repair nuclease NurA, whose translation MLDLTQLARQLPGISKHLTQEAHAGRHRLDLAQQLMQRAEAHYAELVTKQQAWRNRLIFTAAEPVEDLQTRVYIAPAPPVHTVIATDGSQIAPNHHEIAYCYLINVGRVVLHYGESRHPLLDSLPEVFYRPEDLYESRQWGIRTEEWMGYRRTASEATILAELACNVWAPAPALPIPTIAMVDGSLIYWFLEPLPTEARDRILCTILDAWDKLQAAQIPIVGYLSASRSIEAINFLRLEACPHEVPNCVTHCPPTMPLDAAGKPIKAPCQVFEPLRDAALWASLLEPGQRSPLWRSSAPILDQYGPHTIYFCYVHVGTEIARIEVPAWVAENPSLLDSTLSLTIAQVQKGYGYPVALAEAHNQAVVRGGDRARFFSLLEREMIRAGLQNVGTSYKEARKRGSIA comes from the coding sequence GGCATCAGCAAGCACCTCACCCAAGAAGCCCATGCAGGTCGCCACCGCTTAGACTTAGCCCAGCAGCTGATGCAGAGAGCAGAAGCTCATTATGCGGAATTAGTCACGAAACAACAAGCTTGGCGAAATCGCCTGATCTTTACCGCTGCTGAGCCGGTTGAGGATTTACAAACTCGCGTATACATTGCGCCGGCACCACCCGTCCACACCGTCATCGCCACAGATGGCTCTCAAATTGCCCCGAACCACCATGAAATCGCCTACTGCTATTTAATTAACGTGGGCAGAGTAGTGTTGCACTATGGCGAAAGCCGGCATCCCCTTTTAGACAGCCTTCCCGAAGTATTCTACCGGCCCGAAGACCTGTATGAATCTCGGCAATGGGGAATTCGCACAGAAGAGTGGATGGGCTACCGGCGCACGGCATCGGAGGCAACGATATTAGCAGAACTTGCGTGTAATGTGTGGGCACCAGCTCCCGCGCTGCCGATTCCAACCATCGCAATGGTGGACGGTTCGCTAATTTACTGGTTTTTAGAACCGCTGCCAACTGAGGCACGCGATCGCATCCTCTGCACGATTCTCGATGCCTGGGACAAGCTACAAGCCGCTCAAATTCCCATTGTCGGCTATCTCAGCGCCTCCCGCAGCATTGAAGCGATCAACTTTCTGCGCTTAGAAGCTTGCCCTCACGAAGTTCCCAACTGCGTCACCCACTGCCCGCCGACGATGCCCTTAGACGCTGCCGGCAAACCGATCAAAGCACCCTGTCAGGTTTTTGAACCCTTGCGAGATGCTGCCTTGTGGGCATCCCTGCTGGAACCGGGGCAGCGCAGTCCCCTGTGGCGCAGTTCCGCCCCTATTTTGGATCAATATGGCCCTCACACGATATATTTCTGCTATGTCCATGTCGGGACTGAAATTGCCCGAATAGAGGTGCCGGCTTGGGTGGCTGAAAACCCTTCCCTGCTAGACTCGACCCTGAGTTTAACCATCGCCCAGGTGCAGAAAGGCTATGGCTATCCCGTTGCGCTTGCAGAAGCTCACAATCAGGCAGTGGTGCGAGGAGGCGATCGCGCTCGTTTCTTTTCGCTTCTGGAACGAGAAATGATTAGAGCCGGCTTACAAAATGTGGGCACATCGTATAAGGAAGCCCGCAAGCGCGGCAGCATTGCTTAA
- the recA gene encoding recombinase RecA — MATTESTDKAQKQKALDMVLNQIERSFGKGSIMRLGDATRMKVETIPSGALTLDLALGGGLPKGRVIEIYGPESSGKTTLALHAIAEVQKAGGIAAFVDAEHALDPTYAAALNVDIANLLVSQPDTGEMGLEIVDQLVRSVAVDIVVVDSVAALVPRAEIEGDMGDSHMGLQARLMSQALRKITGNIGKSGCTVIFLNQLRQKIGVTYGNPETTTGGNALKFYASVRLDIRRAQTLKKGTEEFGIRAKVKVAKNKVAPPFRIAEFDILFGKGISRVGCMLDIAEETAVIVRKGAWYSYNGDNIGQGRDNTIKYLEDNPAVADEVEKLVRQKLELGAVVSANSVTQIEAEDNEDEVYIEED, encoded by the coding sequence ATGGCAACAACAGAATCCACTGATAAAGCCCAAAAGCAAAAAGCTTTGGACATGGTGCTCAACCAAATTGAGCGCAGCTTTGGCAAAGGGTCAATTATGCGACTTGGAGATGCCACCCGCATGAAGGTGGAGACCATCCCCAGCGGCGCACTCACTTTAGACTTAGCCTTGGGCGGAGGCTTGCCCAAGGGACGGGTTATTGAAATTTATGGTCCTGAGAGTTCTGGGAAAACGACTCTGGCGCTGCACGCGATCGCAGAAGTGCAAAAAGCCGGTGGGATTGCTGCCTTCGTCGATGCGGAACACGCGCTAGATCCCACCTATGCCGCCGCGCTGAATGTCGATATCGCAAATCTGCTGGTTTCCCAACCAGATACGGGTGAGATGGGGCTGGAAATCGTCGATCAGCTTGTCCGTTCTGTTGCGGTTGATATCGTCGTTGTTGACTCAGTCGCCGCGCTGGTGCCCCGTGCTGAAATTGAAGGCGACATGGGCGACTCCCACATGGGCTTACAAGCTCGTTTGATGAGCCAAGCGCTGCGGAAGATCACCGGCAACATCGGTAAATCTGGCTGTACGGTTATTTTCCTTAACCAGTTGCGCCAAAAGATCGGCGTTACCTACGGCAACCCAGAAACCACAACCGGCGGTAATGCTCTCAAATTCTACGCCTCAGTGCGCCTGGATATTCGTCGGGCGCAAACTCTGAAAAAAGGCACCGAAGAATTTGGTATCCGCGCCAAAGTCAAAGTGGCTAAAAACAAGGTTGCCCCGCCTTTCCGGATTGCCGAGTTTGACATTTTGTTTGGCAAGGGCATTTCCCGCGTCGGCTGTATGCTTGACATTGCCGAGGAAACCGCTGTGATTGTCCGCAAGGGCGCTTGGTATAGCTACAACGGTGATAACATCGGTCAAGGACGCGATAATACGATTAAGTATCTAGAAGACAATCCGGCTGTTGCAGACGAAGTTGAGAAGCTCGTCCGTCAAAAACTGGAACTCGGTGCTGTTGTTTCAGCAAACTCGGTTACGCAGATTGAGGCTGAAGATAACGAAGACGAAGTCTATATTGAGGAAGACTAA
- a CDS encoding DUF4087 domain-containing protein: protein MNKRLMGKVMKRNWLITLALVSITLPVSAEETRCGWLHNPTPGNWLLRDRDNNWIISRQMGYQAEGTDNIPNFNPQEYVKTNRLYGYGCACLDVETDSNTGKILTIQGGEILPLNACRTDPDLPQF, encoded by the coding sequence TTGAATAAACGTTTAATGGGTAAAGTAATGAAAAGAAATTGGCTAATTACACTCGCCCTTGTCTCCATCACACTTCCAGTTAGCGCAGAGGAAACTAGATGTGGATGGTTACATAATCCCACGCCTGGAAACTGGCTTCTAAGAGATAGAGATAACAATTGGATTATTTCCAGGCAAATGGGATATCAAGCAGAGGGAACGGACAACATACCCAATTTTAATCCACAGGAGTATGTTAAAACTAATCGTTTGTATGGATATGGCTGCGCTTGCTTAGATGTTGAAACAGATAGCAACACGGGGAAAATTCTCACGATTCAAGGTGGTGAGATATTACCATTAAATGCTTGTCGCACAGATCCAGACTTGCCACAATTTTGA
- a CDS encoding tetratricopeptide repeat protein, producing MSDIDRVADALERKDYRTAAGLLKQLLNESPNDPWVQFYVGRLHEGTGKPQMAEKVYRQLLRGTTIPKVLVQARQGLQRLEEMEKDQHAQAIAQAKADPQNAEPGLLVLEPISAEAKTKAAQNFARIMKLDPYTARLHLPSRGWRAYRTGTIGELKVYSQELLGGGIPNFWASLADIEKIHVFRVSHFQSVSPQPIVVCKDENDRLGALTFQWSEISQRAEGLLPIFEQIVEYNVSRNEVERKEATQDYALFCDLHLPGRRCILRFCDFSYDFQQGVELAQTQKNVPQAGQVTNRFNWNALLDLFNRNLSQAPVWANFNFFGETAQDYPEMLGRIKPYIDLFRREPSNWDAAFHLYSCLVFLKNKG from the coding sequence ATGAGCGATATTGATCGAGTTGCCGACGCTCTTGAGCGCAAAGACTACCGAACGGCAGCAGGTTTACTTAAACAGCTACTCAACGAGTCGCCGAATGATCCTTGGGTGCAGTTTTATGTTGGGCGCTTGCATGAAGGCACCGGCAAACCACAAATGGCAGAAAAAGTTTACCGGCAATTATTACGCGGCACAACGATTCCCAAGGTTTTAGTACAAGCGCGTCAGGGGTTGCAGCGTCTTGAAGAAATGGAAAAAGACCAGCACGCTCAAGCGATTGCTCAAGCGAAAGCTGACCCTCAAAATGCCGAACCGGGGTTATTAGTCTTAGAACCAATTAGTGCGGAAGCAAAAACAAAAGCGGCTCAGAATTTTGCCCGAATTATGAAGCTTGATCCCTATACGGCGCGGTTGCACTTGCCGAGTCGGGGTTGGAGAGCTTACCGCACCGGCACGATTGGAGAATTGAAAGTTTACTCTCAAGAACTGCTTGGCGGCGGCATTCCCAACTTTTGGGCATCCTTAGCGGATATTGAGAAAATTCATGTCTTTCGCGTTAGTCATTTCCAATCAGTTTCCCCTCAACCGATTGTTGTCTGCAAAGATGAAAATGATCGGCTCGGTGCCTTAACTTTTCAATGGTCGGAAATAAGTCAGCGTGCGGAAGGACTGTTGCCGATTTTTGAACAAATTGTGGAGTATAACGTGAGCCGCAACGAAGTGGAGCGGAAAGAAGCGACTCAGGATTATGCGCTATTTTGCGATCTGCATTTACCAGGCAGACGCTGCATTCTCCGATTTTGCGATTTTAGTTATGACTTCCAGCAGGGGGTTGAGTTAGCTCAAACTCAGAAAAATGTCCCTCAAGCCGGCCAAGTGACGAATCGCTTCAACTGGAATGCTTTGCTCGATTTATTCAATCGCAATCTATCTCAAGCGCCGGTGTGGGCTAATTTCAACTTTTTTGGAGAAACGGCTCAAGATTATCCCGAAATGTTGGGACGAATCAAGCCTTACATCGATTTGTTTCGCAGAGAGCCGAGTAATTGGGATGCGGCTTTCCATTTGTATAGTTGCTTAGTTTTCCTCAAGAATAAAGGCTAA
- the sir gene encoding sulfite reductase, ferredoxin dependent produces MVKTPIPTPTERKPSKVEGLKERSNFLREPVASELLEDTTHFTEDAIQILKFHGSYQQDNRDNRVKGQEKDYQFMLRTRNPGGFTPPQLYLALDRLSDEFGNHTLRVTTRQGVQLHGILKKNLKAAFSSIIRNMGSTLGACGDVNRNVMGPPAPYRNRRDYQYAFEYANNIADLLTPQTGAYYEIWLDGEKVISAEENPEVVAARQRNGNGTIFHDTVEPIYGTHYMPRKFKCAVTVPGDNSVDLFSQDLSLVVMTNEAGELEGFNVFAGGGLGRTHNKEETFARLADPIGYVAKEDVYDLVKAIVATQRDYGDRTDRRHSRMKYLLEEWGVEKFRSTVEGYFGKSIQPLKPLPEWKYLDFLGWHEQGDGKLFVGISVENGRIKDEDQFQLKTALREIVQKFNVPMLLTPHQNVLLYDIDPASQAEIQEILNRCGIQQLKEIDPLLRLSMACPALPTCGLATTESERAMPGILDRIRALLDKLGMEQEHFVVRMTGCPNGCARPYMAELGFVGRAPETYQVWLGGSPNQTRLAQTYDDRLHINDLETFLEPIFVYFKKERQPAESFGDFCDRAGLEAIRQFTTTYSAASTMTTETTDTNNQEITSTSEENGQVETSADAPADANIRHRVSLRHEVYTELKAEAKRQGKPLVQLATEIIESYLKTAKGEG; encoded by the coding sequence ATGGTTAAAACTCCCATCCCCACTCCCACTGAACGCAAACCTTCCAAAGTGGAAGGTCTTAAGGAACGCAGCAATTTCTTGCGCGAACCTGTTGCAAGTGAATTACTAGAAGATACGACTCATTTCACTGAAGATGCCATTCAAATTCTCAAATTTCATGGGTCGTATCAACAAGACAACCGGGATAATCGGGTTAAGGGGCAGGAGAAGGACTACCAGTTCATGCTGCGTACCCGCAACCCCGGTGGTTTCACTCCGCCGCAGCTATATCTCGCACTAGACCGGCTATCTGACGAGTTCGGCAACCACACCCTTCGCGTCACCACTCGCCAAGGCGTTCAACTGCACGGCATTTTAAAGAAAAACCTCAAAGCGGCTTTCTCCTCCATTATCAGAAACATGGGGTCAACTTTAGGTGCTTGCGGCGACGTCAACCGTAACGTGATGGGACCACCGGCACCGTACAGAAACCGCCGTGACTATCAGTATGCTTTCGAGTACGCCAATAACATCGCCGATCTGCTGACCCCGCAAACCGGCGCATATTATGAAATTTGGTTGGATGGCGAAAAAGTTATTTCTGCTGAAGAAAACCCAGAAGTGGTGGCAGCCAGACAGCGTAACGGTAACGGCACCATCTTCCACGACACAGTGGAGCCGATCTACGGCACTCATTATATGCCGCGCAAGTTCAAATGCGCCGTCACTGTACCGGGCGATAACTCAGTAGACCTCTTTTCCCAGGATCTGAGCTTGGTGGTAATGACCAATGAAGCAGGGGAATTAGAAGGATTTAACGTGTTTGCCGGCGGCGGTTTGGGCCGCACTCATAATAAAGAAGAAACCTTTGCGCGTTTAGCCGACCCGATCGGCTATGTTGCCAAAGAAGATGTCTACGACCTGGTGAAAGCCATTGTAGCGACGCAGCGCGATTATGGCGACCGCACAGACCGGCGTCATTCGCGAATGAAATATCTCCTTGAAGAATGGGGGGTTGAGAAATTCCGCAGCACAGTAGAAGGCTACTTCGGCAAATCGATCCAGCCGTTAAAACCGCTGCCTGAGTGGAAGTATTTAGACTTCTTAGGATGGCACGAACAGGGAGATGGCAAGCTGTTTGTTGGCATTTCCGTGGAAAATGGCCGGATTAAAGATGAAGACCAATTCCAGCTAAAAACTGCCCTGCGGGAAATCGTACAGAAGTTCAACGTGCCGATGCTGTTGACGCCCCATCAAAACGTTCTGCTGTATGATATTGACCCAGCAAGCCAAGCCGAAATTCAAGAGATTCTCAATCGCTGCGGCATTCAACAGCTCAAAGAAATCGATCCCTTGCTACGCTTGTCAATGGCGTGTCCAGCTTTGCCCACCTGTGGCTTGGCCACGACCGAATCAGAGCGGGCGATGCCTGGTATACTGGATCGGATTCGGGCGCTGTTGGACAAGCTGGGCATGGAACAAGAGCATTTTGTCGTGCGGATGACCGGCTGCCCAAATGGCTGCGCTCGTCCTTACATGGCGGAATTAGGGTTTGTTGGCCGTGCCCCGGAAACCTATCAGGTTTGGCTGGGGGGTTCTCCCAACCAGACGCGGCTAGCCCAAACCTACGACGACCGGCTGCATATCAATGACCTGGAAACTTTTCTAGAGCCGATTTTTGTTTATTTCAAAAAAGAACGGCAACCTGCAGAAAGTTTTGGGGATTTTTGTGATCGGGCCGGTTTAGAAGCCATCCGTCAATTTACCACCACCTACTCAGCTGCTTCCACGATGACTACCGAGACTACCGACACTAACAATCAAGAGATTACCTCGACCAGCGAGGAAAACGGCCAAGTTGAAACTTCCGCAGATGCCCCCGCAGATGCGAACATCCGGCATCGCGTTAGCCTTCGCCATGAGGTTTACACAGAGCTAAAAGCTGAGGCAAAGCGCCAGGGTAAGCCCCTCGTTCAACTGGCTACTGAGATCATCGAATCTTACCTGAAAACTGCCAAGGGAGAGGGGTAA
- a CDS encoding 16S rRNA (uracil(1498)-N(3))-methyltransferase — MAQLQRLAITPSQLHNRQILLSAEQQHYLGRVLRLRGGDRFVAMEPQGQWWLAELISPQSAQILEPMPPAQTELPVEVTLMVALPKGNGFDDIVRHCTEIGVSCMMPVLSERTLLNPSSQKLERWRRIAQEAAEQSERQIIPAIQEIEKFTTALSFVNGSFLKETDRQYICVARGESPHLLDCLLEEKPQSSNLKSKIAIATGPEGGWTPAEVEVAIAAGFQPVSLGRRILRAVTAPVVALSLVAAAGELKN; from the coding sequence TTGGCTCAACTACAACGGCTAGCGATCACTCCCTCTCAACTCCACAACCGGCAAATTCTCCTAAGTGCTGAACAACAGCATTACTTGGGGCGTGTCTTACGGTTGCGGGGGGGTGATCGCTTTGTGGCGATGGAACCGCAGGGACAATGGTGGCTTGCTGAACTCATCTCGCCCCAGTCAGCGCAAATTTTAGAGCCGATGCCGCCGGCACAAACTGAGTTGCCGGTGGAGGTGACGCTGATGGTGGCGCTGCCGAAAGGCAATGGCTTTGACGATATTGTGCGTCACTGTACAGAGATCGGGGTGAGTTGCATGATGCCGGTGTTGAGTGAGCGCACCCTGCTTAACCCCAGTTCGCAGAAGCTCGAACGCTGGCGGCGCATTGCTCAAGAGGCGGCTGAGCAATCAGAACGTCAAATTATTCCGGCTATTCAAGAAATAGAAAAATTTACCACAGCTTTGTCGTTTGTCAATGGTTCTTTTTTAAAAGAAACAGATCGGCAATATATCTGTGTGGCTCGTGGTGAGTCTCCCCATTTACTAGATTGTCTGTTAGAGGAAAAACCTCAAAGTTCTAATTTAAAATCTAAAATTGCGATTGCCACCGGCCCTGAAGGCGGCTGGACGCCGGCAGAGGTAGAAGTAGCGATTGCAGCCGGTTTTCAACCTGTGTCTTTAGGGCGTCGTATTCTTAGAGCTGTGACTGCGCCGGTTGTTGCTTTGTCGCTTGTGGCAGCGGCTGGGGAATTAAAGAATTAA
- a CDS encoding outer membrane beta-barrel protein, with product MKFSMKSVLTISALSALIFAPILGAAGKASAQPEPHKFSYIGAGVSAGVTNGGQEGDAATLGGNIQGRYALPNVPVSLRGAVLFSNETSAIMPIVSYDLAVNNNTNLYAGVGYSFVESNGKPTPAGNKDAVVLTTGVEAKVAKSIVVYSDAKLGINAYQNSPASALSFQFGAGYHF from the coding sequence ATGAAATTTTCTATGAAGTCTGTCCTCACAATTTCTGCTTTGTCTGCTCTGATTTTTGCCCCCATTTTAGGAGCTGCCGGCAAAGCGTCTGCCCAGCCTGAACCCCATAAATTCAGCTATATTGGTGCCGGCGTTTCTGCTGGGGTTACTAATGGTGGACAAGAGGGTGATGCGGCTACATTAGGCGGAAATATTCAAGGGCGTTATGCACTTCCAAATGTGCCGGTGTCTCTGCGGGGCGCAGTGCTTTTCAGTAATGAAACCAGTGCAATTATGCCAATAGTTTCTTACGATTTAGCCGTTAACAATAACACGAATCTTTATGCCGGCGTTGGCTACTCTTTTGTAGAATCTAATGGAAAACCCACGCCTGCCGGCAATAAAGATGCAGTCGTGCTAACAACCGGCGTAGAAGCGAAAGTCGCTAAAAGCATTGTTGTTTACTCAGATGCCAAGCTAGGAATTAATGCTTATCAAAATAGTCCTGCTTCTGCTCTTAGCTTCCAATTCGGTGCCGGTTATCACTTCTAA
- a CDS encoding SH3 domain-containing protein has protein sequence MRDRPNGQVIDTLLNGYRVYMEDSATDDQGRTWVKVGSYTEEGFRSWGWVIREFISCYDQ, from the coding sequence GTGCGTGATCGACCAAACGGTCAAGTTATAGATACTCTACTCAACGGTTATAGGGTCTACATGGAAGACTCAGCTACCGACGACCAAGGGCGTACTTGGGTTAAAGTAGGCAGCTATACTGAGGAAGGCTTCCGCTCATGGGGTTGGGTTATTAGAGAGTTTATTAGCTGCTACGACCAGTGA